The sequence below is a genomic window from Monodelphis domestica isolate mMonDom1 chromosome 2, mMonDom1.pri, whole genome shotgun sequence.
TTGTTTCCTCATCCTTAATCAGCTAGTGGGGAGGCTTTGGCAATTCCTACCTGCTGTGAGGTAAGGAAGGTCCTGAGGGCCGAGTTGTCTTCGGTGGTGGGAAGGAGAACCCAGAAAAGCCGGCCATCTCAGGCCCTGGCTCCTACTGGCCTCAGAGCCTGGAGGAGTGTCCTGGAACAGGGCTTTGGGCTTTGGGGAGGCTTCAGAGAAGACAGCCAGAACCAGAGTAGAGATCAGCACGCATCCCAACAGCTTCAGCATCCTGTCTGCAAAGggtatataaactgatgcaagaGGAAAGACCTGCCCATTGGAGAGCTCCTTTGCCCTCCACCAAGAGGGCTCCTTTTCTCCTGCTTCTCACAGTCAGAGGATCATAGAGTTTAGCACTAGGAAGGACCTTAGACATCATCCCACACCCATCACATTTCATAGAGGACTACAGAGGGAGTGGATAAATAGTAGGCAGCAGCAGCACTCTCATTTGAAAGCCAGGAATTGCCCCAATCCAGGACTTTGTCCATTACACTAAATGAATGGAAACTACCAGTTTTCCCT
It includes:
- the GAST gene encoding gastrin → MLKLLGCVLISTLVLAVFSEASPKPKALFQDTPPGSEASRSQGLRWPAFLGSPSHHRRQLGPQDLPYLTADLTKKQGPWLEEDEAYGWMDFGRRSAEERV